One genomic region from Lineus longissimus chromosome 6, tnLinLong1.2, whole genome shotgun sequence encodes:
- the LOC135489877 gene encoding uncharacterized protein LOC135489877 codes for MIRILFASLLAVVSHGDLDARLGVAWDKTTATLQTAKFAFSVSNGKVQCSDWTVGKDWSTWTDVANPTGVLPVSNPSLVHDHKNATLVFIQGNDGQVYFKEQIKSSCSGFSAWNRVSPKTQLPFNKTALAHIIGKDSVTALRSHQDNTQIYVFARSYASPSQFFYTVFDGVNFTPWYNLGGSLLSDFSVVGNPYSLWFEAFSVQTDGYVHHIWQHKGTIWSSWSSSFGSGQPAVVPTTRPVSHAMSGSFFNGRLEVFALGKDGLLHHIWQTTCDAVPNLWGYCTWWIWSKIDKQVPAPLSSINGFSIGTNVHLGNEAFVFAKDYSVHHIYQLDRGDNWSDWASIGRPPSSVGSLPKVTEYVAGWWAVNFATSSKVITMTQNRTIRPSVASFPYKTNTTVQWDAPVDEATHKDWIGVYPAGVDNERYIDFRYVQGGQNPLKDPVPKGNVTFNLFLPKGYYDVRYLVNKQFVDVMSTGISSTSSSKDPEWIQVFQGLVTGMGKEGLNITGCVKDGEATVETIEKAVDAFENRDIYKGLQLIGQALKDLYDAYMACGETDIANKLIAFVNDLISCTEGSCMKFVIDLAKEILVLYEDIYEIFGDIKAAVNSIKILKAYEQGCVCIGRVVAACISLPRVQYLETEAPPVKVHDGKLSWWNAFGSVTEHERL; via the exons ATGATTCGGATACTTTTCGCCAGCCTCCTGGCTGTTGTCTCCCACGGAGACTTGGATGCAAGGCTAGGAGTCGCCTGGGACAAGACGACAGCCACACTCCAGACAGCCAAATTCGCCTTCTCCGTCAGTAACGGGAAGGTTCAGTGTTCAGACTGGACGGTTGGGAAAGACTGGTCCACCTGGACTGATGTGGCGAACCCGACGGGTGTGCTGCCGGTGTCTAATCCGTCACTGGTCCATGACCACAAGAACGCCACCCTTGTCTTCATCCAGGGGAATGACGGACAGGTCTACTTCAAGGAGCAAATCAAATCATCGTGCAGCGGCTTCTCCGCTTGGAACAGAGTCAGCCCGAAGACACAACTTCCTTTCAACAAGACAGCGCTGGCGCACATCATCGGGAAAGACAGCGTCACAGCCCTGCGGTCACATCAGGACAACACGCAGATTTACGTCTTCGCCAGGTCCTACGCGTCCCCGTCACAATTCTTCTACACGGTCTTCGATGGCGTGAACTTCACCCCTTGGTACAACCTCGGAGGGAGTCTGCTCTCTGACTTCAGTGTGGTGGGCAACCCCTACTCGCTCTGGTTCGAGGCGTTCTCGGTGCAGACGGACGGATACGTGCATCACATCTGGCAGCACAAGGGCACAATCTGGTCTTCATGGTCGTCATCATTTG GTTCAGGGCAACCCGCAGTGGTACCGACCACCCGCCCAGTGTCGCACGCTATGAGTGGAAGCTTCTTCAATGGGCGGCTGGAAGTGTTCGCACTGGGGAAGGATGGCTTGCTGCATCATATCTGGCAGACGACGTGTGATGCTGTCCCGAATCTCTGGGGCTACTGTACCTGGTGGATCTGGTCCAAGATTGACAAACAG GTGCCAGCGCCCCTGTCCTCAATCAATGGCTTCAGCATCGGTACCAACGTCCACCTTGGAAACGAAGCATTTGTTTTTGCAAAGGATTACAG CGTGCACCACATATACCAGTTAGACCGCGGAGACAACTGGAGCGACTGGGCATCCATCGGCCGACCGCCTTCCTCAGTCGGATCATTGCCAAAAGTAACTGAATACGTAGCAGGATGGTGGGCTGTCAACTTCGCAACATCTTCGAAG GTTATAACAATGACACAAAACCGGACCATCCGTCCCTCCGTGGCGAGCTTTCCCTACAAGACCAACACGACCGTGCAGTGGGACGCACCCGTGGACGAGGCAACTCATAAAGATTGGATCGGAGTATACCCCGCCGGAGTGGACAACGAAAGATATATCGACTTCAG ATATGTGCAAGGAGGGCAGAACCCGCTGAAGGACCCCGTCCCTAAGGGGAATGTGACATTCAATCTCTTCCTTCCCAAGGGATATTATGATGTTCGATATCTAGTCAATAAGCAGTTTGTTGATGTCATGAGTACAG GTATTTCAAGCACATCGTCTTCCAAAGATCCCGAGTGGATTCAGGTGTTCCAGGGCCTGGTGACGGGGATGGGAAAGGAAGGCCTCAACATCACCGGCTGCGTCAAGGATGGAGAAGCTACAGTGGAGACAATTGAGAAAGCTGTGGATGCATTTGAGAATAGAGAC ATCTACAAAGGTCTCCAGCTGATAGGGCAAGCGTTAAAGGACTTGTACGATGCGTACATGGCCTGCGGTGAAACGGACATTGCCAACAAACTGATTGCATTCGTCAACGACCTCATTTCCTGCACCGAAGGCTCATGTATGAAGTTCGTCATCGACTTGGCGAAGGAGATCCTGGTCTTATACGAGGACATTTATGAAATCTTTGGCGACATCAAGGCCGCTGTGAACTCGATCAAGATTTTAAAGGCTTACGAGCAAGGCTGCGTTTGTATTGGCCGGGTTGTGGCAGCGTGCATCTCTCTTCCCAGGGTGCAATATTTGGAGACTGAGGCACCGCCAGTTAAGGTGCATGATGGGAAGTTAAGTTGGTGGAATGCATTTGGAAGTGTAACGGAGCATGAGCGCTTGTAA
- the LOC135489878 gene encoding beta-2 adrenergic receptor-like, with translation MDSRIRDEVGHSYFRYANESSVDNLTEYIDGLRSNHTTVESTPFFKYIIGFILAFMILTTLAGNCLVVLAVVNYRRLRTVTNCLIVSLATADIAVAVFVMPYSLIYEMVGEWKFGWIFCYFWISCDVMCCTASILHLGVISLDRYWAITEPLQYKRRMSRCRTTCLITGVWLCSCTISFIPIYLGWFADDVSILYKNQPSCGLAVNKVYAVISSVTSFYVPLIVMVFAYLRIFRIARYQAKEIHRMERSFRNHCDVGNNVGGKKKKPSHKDSKAIKTLGTIMGIFIISWLPFFLMYVILPFCQSCYLPKEVESAITWLGYANSFINPCVYAFLNKDFNVAFRRLLSCPNRSYGDKKKIIIRYDRHGCLDGNSRSNSSMKTPKRLSPETPGRSPARSPVIPEQRRNSVETAEVLLTSDLGISKTHYINPNWTQSGR, from the coding sequence ATGGACAGTAGAATTCGAGATGAAGTGGGTCATAGCTACTTCCGGTATGCTAACGAGTCGAGTGTGGACAACCTCACGGAGTATATTGACGGGTTACGATCGAACCACACTACCGTTGAGAGTACGCCATTTTTCAAATACATCATCGGGTTCATCCTCGCGTTTATGATCCTGACGACTTTAGCCGGGAACTGCTTGGTGGTTCTGGCAGTTGTGAACTACCGACGGTTACGGACGGTGACAAATTGTTTGATAGTTTCCTTGGCAACGGCCGACATTGCTGTGGCTGTATTCGTCATGCCGTATTCCCTGATCTACGAGATGGTGGGCGAATGGAAATTCGGGTGGATATTTTGCTATTTTTGGATATCGTGTGACGTCATGTGTTGTACGGCGTCAATCTTGCATCTGGGGGTAATTTCTTTAGACCGGTATTGGGCAATCACAGAACCTTTGCAATATAAACGCCGAATGTCGAGGTGCCGGACTACATGTTTGATAACAGGCGTGTGGCTATGCAGTTGTACTATATCTTTCATTCCAATTTACCTCGGATGGTTCGCAGACGACGTCAGCATCCTTTACAAAAACCAGCCTAGTTGCGGTTTGGCAGTTAATAAAGTTTACGCGGTTATTTCCTCCGTTACGTCATTCTATGTGCCATTGATAGTGATGGTGTTTGCATATTTACGAATATTCCGAATTGCTCGGTACCAGGCCAAGGAGATTCATCGTATGGAGCGCTCTTTCAGGAATCATTGCGATGTTGGTAATAATGTCGGAGGCAAGAAGAAAAAACCATCTCACAAAGATAGTAAAGCGATCAAGACGCTGGGAACCATTATGGGTATTTTCATCATTTCGTGGCTTCCGTTCTTCCTCATGTACGTCATTTTGCCATTCTGCCAATCATGCTACCTCCCAAAGGAGGTGGAGTCCGCAATCACGTGGCTAGGCTACGCTAACAGCTTCATCAATCCCTGTGTTTACGCTTTCCTGAACAAGGACTTCAACGTGGCGTTTCGACGTCTACTCTCCTGTCCGAATCGGAGCTATGGAGATAAGAAAAAGATAATCATCCGGTACGACCGCCACGGGTGTCTGGATGGTAACTCCCGTTCCAACTCATCCATGAAAACCCCTAAGAGACTCTCGCCCGAAACGCCAGGGAGGTCGCCGGCTAGGTCACCTGTTATTCCAGAACAGCGCCGCAACTCCGTAGAAACAGCCGAGGTACTTTTAACGTCCGACCTTGGAATAAGTAAGACACATTATATCAATCCTAATTGGACACAGTCTGGCAGATAA